Proteins encoded together in one Benincasa hispida cultivar B227 chromosome 1, ASM972705v1, whole genome shotgun sequence window:
- the LOC120078042 gene encoding uncharacterized protein LOC120078042, with translation MTSFLVQLLSSNKHTSDNYATWKSNINTILVIDDLQFILIEEYLPIPSLNANRNVRDAYDRRIMAYEKARACILASISDVLDKKHECMSIAKKIMETLCGMFGQPSFSPKA, from the coding sequence atgacgAGTTTTTTAGTACAACTATTGTCTTCTAATAAACATACCAGTGATAACTATGCTACGtggaaatcaaacataaatacaatattgGTGATAGATGACCTGCAATTCATTTTAATAGAGGAGTATCTTCCCATTCCAAGCTTAAATGCAAACCGAAATGTTCGAGATGCATATGACAGAAGGATCATGGCTTACGAGAAAGCCCGTGCCTGcattcttgccagcatatctgatgtactAGACAAGAAACATGAGTGCATGAGTATTGCCAAGAAGATTATGGAAACTCTGtgtgggatgtttggacaaccgtccttctccCCAAAGGCATGa